The following are encoded together in the Actinoplanes sp. N902-109 genome:
- a CDS encoding cellulose binding domain-containing protein: MPLRSRSKALLAALSLGVATAVAVPTLQQAAAAPADTYTWKNVRIDGGGFVPGLVFSRAEKNLVYARTDIGGAYRWNQAGQNWVPLLDWVGRDKWGYNGVLSIAADPVDANRVYAAVGMYTNSWDPNNGAILRSSDRGATWQATALPFKNGGNMPGRGMGERLAVDPQNNRTVYFAAEGGNGLWRSTDYGATWAKVTAFPNAGNYVQDPNDTNDYLNQNQGLSWVTFGENKTVYVGVADKQNPVYRSTDGGSTWERIPGQPTGYLAHKGVVQGKYLFIATSDTGGPYDGGAGQVQRLDTTTGTWTDISPTPASASPYYGYSGLTVDRQHPGTIMVATQISWWPDTIFFRSTDYGATWTRIWDFTSYPSVSKRYTMDISADPWLDFNTNPQPPESTPKLGWMNESVEIDPFDSNRMLYGTGATVYGTTQLTNWDSNTTFTIKPMAKGIEETAVLDLASPPSGAPLVSALGDIGGFYHANLDAVPPNFHDSPSLSSNTSLDFAEANPLVFARVGNADAAPHIGVSTDGGKNWYNGQEPAGVTGGGTIAVGADAGSFVWSPAGTGVYYSTTRGSSWTASTGIPAGAKVESDRSDPKTFYGYAASSVYVSKDGGATFSTVAAPTPAQNLKAVPGRAGDVWLAGAGGLYRSTNTGTSFTKIGTVTSAVNVAFGKAAPGASYPAVFLVGVVDGVDGVFRSDDAGASWVRINDAQHQYGNSGDALAGDPRVYGRVYLGTNGRGILYADRVGGGSTPSNPTPSNPSPSNPSPSNPSPSNPSPSNPPPASGCTAAYRVTGSWQGGFQAEVTVTNGSAASTGWTVGWSLASGQAVSAVWNGTLSTSGTSVTVRNAAYNGSLPAAGTTTFGLTGTGPATAPSTVTCSRS, from the coding sequence GTGCCCTTGCGAAGCCGCTCGAAAGCCCTGCTCGCCGCGCTCTCCCTGGGAGTGGCGACCGCTGTGGCCGTACCCACGCTGCAGCAAGCCGCGGCGGCTCCCGCCGACACGTACACCTGGAAGAACGTCCGGATCGACGGCGGCGGTTTCGTGCCGGGACTGGTCTTCAGCCGGGCCGAGAAGAACCTCGTCTACGCGCGCACCGACATCGGTGGCGCCTACCGCTGGAACCAGGCCGGGCAGAACTGGGTGCCGCTGCTGGACTGGGTGGGCCGCGACAAGTGGGGCTACAACGGCGTGCTGAGCATCGCCGCCGACCCCGTCGACGCCAACCGGGTGTACGCGGCAGTCGGCATGTACACCAACAGCTGGGACCCGAACAACGGCGCGATCCTGCGCTCCAGCGACCGCGGCGCCACCTGGCAGGCCACCGCTCTGCCGTTCAAGAACGGCGGCAACATGCCCGGGCGCGGCATGGGCGAGCGGCTGGCGGTGGACCCGCAGAACAACCGCACCGTCTACTTCGCCGCCGAGGGTGGCAACGGGCTGTGGCGCAGCACCGACTACGGAGCGACCTGGGCCAAGGTGACCGCGTTCCCGAACGCCGGCAACTACGTGCAGGACCCGAACGACACCAACGACTACCTCAACCAGAACCAGGGCTTGTCGTGGGTGACGTTCGGCGAGAACAAGACCGTGTACGTGGGCGTGGCCGACAAGCAGAACCCGGTCTACCGCAGCACCGACGGCGGCAGCACCTGGGAGCGCATCCCCGGCCAGCCGACCGGCTACCTGGCGCACAAGGGTGTGGTGCAGGGCAAGTACCTGTTCATCGCGACCAGTGACACCGGTGGGCCGTACGACGGCGGGGCCGGCCAGGTGCAGCGGCTGGACACCACGACCGGCACGTGGACCGACATCAGCCCGACCCCGGCGTCCGCCTCGCCGTACTACGGGTACTCCGGGCTGACCGTGGACCGCCAGCACCCCGGCACCATCATGGTCGCCACGCAGATCTCCTGGTGGCCCGACACGATCTTCTTCCGCAGCACCGACTACGGCGCGACGTGGACCCGGATCTGGGACTTCACCAGCTACCCGAGCGTGTCCAAGCGCTACACCATGGACATCTCGGCCGACCCGTGGCTGGACTTCAACACCAACCCGCAGCCGCCGGAGAGCACGCCCAAGCTGGGCTGGATGAACGAGTCGGTGGAGATCGACCCGTTCGACTCCAACCGGATGCTGTACGGCACCGGCGCCACGGTCTACGGCACGACCCAGCTGACCAACTGGGACAGCAACACCACGTTCACGATCAAGCCGATGGCCAAGGGTATCGAGGAGACCGCCGTTCTCGACCTGGCCAGCCCGCCGTCGGGGGCCCCGCTGGTCAGCGCGCTGGGCGACATCGGCGGCTTCTACCACGCCAACCTCGACGCCGTGCCGCCGAACTTCCACGACTCCCCCAGCCTGAGCAGCAACACCAGTCTGGACTTCGCGGAGGCCAACCCGCTGGTGTTCGCCCGGGTCGGCAACGCCGACGCCGCCCCGCACATCGGCGTCTCCACCGACGGCGGCAAGAACTGGTACAACGGCCAGGAACCGGCCGGCGTCACCGGCGGCGGCACGATCGCGGTCGGCGCGGACGCCGGGTCCTTCGTCTGGTCCCCCGCGGGCACCGGCGTGTACTACTCGACGACCCGCGGCTCCTCCTGGACCGCGTCCACCGGCATCCCGGCCGGGGCCAAGGTCGAGTCGGACCGATCCGACCCCAAGACCTTCTACGGGTACGCCGCGAGCAGCGTCTACGTCAGCAAGGACGGCGGCGCCACCTTCAGTACGGTCGCCGCGCCGACCCCGGCGCAGAACCTGAAGGCGGTGCCGGGGCGCGCCGGTGACGTCTGGCTCGCCGGTGCGGGCGGGCTCTACCGCTCCACGAACACCGGCACCAGCTTCACCAAGATCGGCACGGTGACCAGCGCGGTCAACGTGGCGTTCGGCAAGGCCGCCCCGGGCGCGAGCTACCCGGCCGTGTTCCTGGTCGGCGTGGTGGACGGCGTGGACGGGGTGTTCCGCTCCGACGACGCGGGCGCCTCCTGGGTGCGGATCAACGACGCGCAGCACCAGTACGGCAACAGCGGCGACGCGCTGGCCGGTGACCCGCGCGTCTACGGCCGCGTCTACCTGGGCACCAACGGCCGCGGCATCCTGTACGCCGACCGGGTGGGCGGCGGCAGCACCCCCAGCAACCCGACCCCGTCCAATCCCAGCCCGTCGAACCCCAGCCCGTCCAACCCCAGCCCGTCCAACCCCAGCCCGTCCAACCCGCCGCCTGCTTCCGGGTGCACCGCGGCGTACCGGGTGACGGGCTCGTGGCAGGGCGGTTTCCAGGCGGAGGTGACCGTCACGAACGGCTCGGCCGCCTCGACCGGGTGGACCGTCGGCTGGAGCCTCGCGTCCGGGCAGGCCGTCTCCGCGGTCTGGAACGGCACGCTCAGCACCTCCGGCACCAGCGTCACGGTGCGCAACGCCGCCTACAACGGCAGCCTGCCCGCAGCGGGCACCACGACCTTCGGCCTCACCGGCACCGGGCCGGCCACCGCCCCCTCGACCGTCACCTGCTCGCGCAGCTGA
- a CDS encoding lytic polysaccharide monooxygenase, whose amino-acid sequence MKKRLLMSGVAAVLAAATGLVVAAQSPAAAHGAMMVPGSRTYLCWKDGLSTNGAMQPKNPACAAAVAQSGVTPLYNWFAVLRSDGAGRTSGFIPDGQLCSGGTGGPYDFTGFNQARTDWPTTHLTSGSTIRFDYNDWAKHPGTFRLYVTKDSWSPTRPLAWSDLESQPFSTATNPTSVGGPGTEDGRYSWTGTLPSGKSGRHLIYSVWQRSDSNETFYGCSDVMFDGGNGQVTGVGDGSTTPTTPPPSGPTTPPPSNPTTPPPNTSACSVSYTTDSSWSGGFQGSFKITATSAVSNWMVHFTWPGGQTVTQSWGGKFSAMDTAAMIEPETYNRTLPAGGSTTVGFLGSGSAPASLPGLACYPA is encoded by the coding sequence ATGAAGAAACGCCTCCTGATGTCCGGCGTGGCGGCCGTGCTGGCCGCCGCCACCGGGCTCGTGGTGGCCGCACAGAGCCCCGCGGCCGCGCACGGTGCCATGATGGTGCCCGGTAGCCGTACCTATCTGTGCTGGAAGGACGGCTTGAGCACGAACGGCGCCATGCAGCCGAAGAACCCGGCGTGCGCGGCCGCCGTCGCCCAGAGCGGCGTGACCCCGCTGTACAACTGGTTCGCCGTGCTGCGCTCGGACGGCGCGGGCCGCACGTCCGGGTTCATCCCCGACGGTCAGCTGTGCAGCGGTGGCACCGGTGGGCCGTACGACTTCACCGGGTTCAACCAGGCCCGCACCGACTGGCCGACCACCCACCTGACCTCGGGCTCGACCATCCGCTTCGACTACAACGACTGGGCCAAGCACCCGGGCACGTTCCGGCTGTACGTCACCAAGGACAGCTGGAGCCCGACCCGCCCGCTGGCCTGGAGCGACCTGGAGTCCCAGCCGTTCTCCACGGCCACCAACCCGACGTCGGTCGGCGGCCCGGGCACCGAGGACGGGCGCTACTCGTGGACCGGGACGCTGCCGTCGGGCAAGAGCGGCCGGCACCTGATCTACTCGGTGTGGCAGCGCTCGGACAGCAACGAGACGTTCTACGGCTGCTCCGACGTCATGTTCGACGGCGGCAACGGCCAGGTCACCGGCGTGGGTGACGGCAGCACGACCCCGACGACGCCGCCGCCGTCCGGCCCGACCACCCCGCCGCCCTCGAACCCGACCACTCCCCCGCCGAACACCAGCGCCTGCTCGGTCAGCTACACCACGGACAGCTCGTGGTCCGGCGGCTTCCAGGGCTCGTTCAAGATCACCGCGACGTCGGCGGTCAGCAACTGGATGGTGCACTTCACCTGGCCCGGCGGCCAGACCGTCACGCAGTCCTGGGGCGGCAAGTTCAGCGCCATGGACACCGCGGCGATGATCGAACCGGAGACGTACAACCGGACCCTGCCCGCGGGTGGCTCCACCACCGTCGGGTTCCTCGGCAGCGGCTCGGCCCCGGCCAGCCTGCCCGGCCTGGCGTGCTACCCGGCATGA
- a CDS encoding glycoside hydrolase family 6 protein, translating into MNRRSLSALVAAAVAAAAAGLGIWQAQPALAADSPYYVDPNSSAARWVAANPGDSRTPVIRDRIANVPQARWFTANNTATVAGEVDSFVGAAAAAGKIPIMVVYNIPNRDCSGASSGGMPNHTAYRQWVDQVAAGLKGRPAAIILEPDVLALMSTCQNSSQQAETSASMAYAGKALRAASSRAKVYFDAGNSAWLSASEMAARLVRADIANSADGISVNVSNYRSTAESIPYIRNVIAATGVSRLKGVIDTSRNGNGPAGSEWCDPAGRAIGTPSTNQVADSILDAYLWIKLPGEADGCIAAAGQFVPQRAYDLAIAAGPYTPPPSSPTPTTPAPTTPAPTTPPPTTPPPSGSGCAVTVTLNQWSTGFTADLKITNNGSALSSWQLTFTVGSTVQLSNGWNGVWSQSGSRLTVANPSWSGSLPAGGTVTAGFQATGSPASPGSFALNGVPCTATV; encoded by the coding sequence ATGAACCGCCGATCCCTTTCCGCCCTGGTCGCGGCGGCGGTTGCCGCCGCGGCCGCGGGCCTCGGCATCTGGCAGGCCCAGCCGGCCCTGGCCGCGGACTCGCCCTACTACGTCGACCCGAACTCGTCGGCGGCCCGGTGGGTCGCCGCCAACCCCGGCGATTCCCGTACGCCGGTGATCCGCGACCGCATCGCCAACGTCCCGCAGGCGCGCTGGTTCACCGCCAACAACACCGCCACCGTGGCGGGTGAGGTCGACTCGTTCGTCGGCGCCGCCGCGGCCGCGGGCAAGATCCCGATCATGGTGGTCTACAACATCCCCAACCGGGACTGCTCGGGGGCCAGCTCCGGCGGGATGCCCAACCACACGGCGTACCGGCAATGGGTCGACCAGGTCGCGGCCGGGCTGAAGGGCCGGCCCGCCGCCATCATCCTGGAACCGGACGTGCTGGCGCTGATGAGCACCTGCCAGAACAGCTCGCAGCAGGCCGAGACGAGCGCGTCGATGGCCTACGCGGGCAAGGCTCTGCGAGCGGCGTCCAGCCGCGCCAAGGTCTACTTCGACGCGGGCAACTCGGCGTGGCTCTCCGCCTCGGAGATGGCTGCCCGGCTGGTGCGCGCGGACATCGCCAACAGCGCGGACGGCATCTCGGTCAACGTCTCCAACTACCGGAGCACCGCCGAGAGCATCCCGTACATCCGCAACGTCATCGCCGCCACCGGGGTGAGCCGGCTCAAGGGTGTCATCGACACCAGCCGCAACGGCAACGGCCCGGCCGGCAGCGAGTGGTGCGACCCGGCCGGCCGCGCGATCGGCACGCCGAGCACCAACCAGGTGGCCGACTCGATCCTGGACGCCTACCTGTGGATCAAGCTGCCCGGTGAGGCGGACGGCTGCATCGCGGCGGCCGGCCAGTTCGTCCCGCAACGGGCGTACGACCTGGCCATCGCGGCCGGGCCGTACACCCCGCCGCCCTCGTCACCCACGCCCACCACCCCGGCGCCCACCACTCCGGCGCCCACCACCCCGCCGCCGACCACCCCGCCGCCGTCCGGGTCGGGGTGCGCGGTGACCGTCACCCTCAACCAGTGGTCCACCGGATTCACGGCCGACCTGAAGATCACCAACAACGGCAGCGCGCTGAGTTCGTGGCAGCTGACGTTCACGGTGGGCAGCACGGTCCAGCTCAGCAACGGCTGGAACGGCGTCTGGTCACAGTCCGGCTCGAGGCTCACCGTGGCCAACCCGTCCTGGTCCGGCTCGCTGCCCGCGGGTGGCACCGTCACCGCCGGCTTCCAGGCGACCGGCAGCCCCGCGTCGCCGGGTTCCTTCGCCCTCAACGGAGTTCCCTGCACCGCAACTGTCTGA
- a CDS encoding cytochrome P450, with translation MTVPLPAAIVADPHRVYAQLREEGAVHRFLLPDGATAWIVTRYAEARKALADPRLSLNKTHATAGVWKGFGLPPALDANLLNMDPPDHTRLRRLVSAAFTPRRTEALRPRLESVAEALIAPVAEAGHGDLVATFAPLPVTVICDLLGVPRERRPELRNWAGIMLAPPPDDPAAAGRAVLEVQAFLVSLIRQKRGEPGDDLLSALIAARDDDDRLSEDELTSLAFLTLIAGYENSVNLIGLSLFTLLRHPAQWQALRDDPALLPGAVRELMRYEPPAPVALRRFATEDIEIGGVLVPAGDTVLVSIAAADRDPAQWPAPDELDLHRDTAAQLSLGYGIHYCLGAPLARLEAEVAIAAVLRRLPVLELTGEPVWRPSFRSRALRSLPVRVPGPADRQEHPTG, from the coding sequence ATGACTGTCCCGTTACCCGCCGCGATCGTGGCGGATCCGCACCGCGTCTACGCCCAGCTGCGCGAGGAAGGCGCCGTCCATCGGTTCCTGCTGCCGGACGGCGCCACCGCGTGGATCGTGACGCGCTACGCCGAGGCCCGCAAGGCGCTGGCCGACCCGCGGCTGTCGCTGAACAAGACACACGCGACGGCGGGGGTGTGGAAGGGCTTCGGGCTGCCCCCGGCGCTCGACGCCAACCTGCTCAACATGGACCCGCCGGACCACACCCGGCTGCGGCGGCTCGTGTCGGCGGCCTTCACCCCACGCCGGACGGAGGCCCTGCGGCCGCGCCTGGAAAGCGTCGCCGAGGCGCTGATCGCTCCGGTGGCCGAGGCCGGGCACGGCGACCTGGTGGCCACCTTCGCCCCGCTGCCGGTCACCGTCATCTGCGACCTGCTCGGCGTCCCCCGGGAGCGCCGCCCGGAGCTGCGCAACTGGGCCGGGATCATGCTGGCGCCACCGCCCGACGACCCGGCGGCCGCCGGCCGGGCCGTGCTGGAGGTCCAGGCCTTCCTGGTCTCGCTGATCCGCCAGAAACGCGGGGAGCCGGGCGATGACCTGCTGTCCGCACTGATCGCCGCCCGCGACGACGACGACCGGCTCAGCGAGGACGAGCTGACCTCGCTGGCGTTCCTCACGCTGATCGCCGGCTACGAGAACTCCGTCAACCTCATCGGACTGTCGCTGTTCACCCTGCTGCGGCACCCGGCCCAGTGGCAGGCCCTGCGCGACGACCCGGCGCTGCTGCCCGGCGCGGTGCGCGAACTGATGCGCTACGAACCGCCGGCCCCGGTGGCGCTGCGCCGGTTCGCGACGGAGGACATCGAGATCGGTGGGGTGCTCGTCCCGGCCGGTGACACGGTCCTGGTGTCGATCGCGGCGGCGGACCGGGACCCGGCCCAGTGGCCCGCCCCCGACGAGCTGGACCTGCACCGGGACACCGCCGCGCAGCTGTCGCTCGGCTACGGCATCCACTACTGCCTGGGCGCGCCGCTGGCCCGGCTGGAGGCGGAGGTGGCGATCGCGGCCGTGCTGCGCCGGCTGCCCGTGCTGGAGCTGACCGGCGAGCCGGTCTGGCGGCCGTCGTTCCGCTCCCGGGCACTGCGATCGCTTCCGGTACGGGTGCCGGGGCCGGCCGATCGGCAGGAACACCCGACCGGTTGA
- a CDS encoding NACHT domain-containing protein: MSLGKKLLAVGVCLAALMIAVLVVVSVPKLEVADQLASVCGGVLALYGFIAGAVVIITRGRQPVQATGEKLDAAAGALAEAVRDQWQAEATRRGVRGVPLADMRWTVDGAVTGDPGPLPDRIARAWHEHDESWLYVQGDPGSGKSTFAILLTLQLLAERHQPGVPVPVLLSAASWNPSQAFTDWVAARLRDTYPFLEQRETYGDRAAESLVTSPRVLVILDGLDELVGPRQEEAMGKLVQSYPDVPALVITSRLDPVPRRLDAGRAAPLPGLALLRLCRLEADAAVRFLEAADLTGPRPALSPGTAGRRWFTTVTRSLTRRLRPPTPQPVEVHAPSHWAGLTAVLQADTPLRQVLTVPLYAALARRLYNDSRASPVELAEFRDAEALKEHLVSGFIAVAFRVPLRRDGQPDRHGAPWGTQRVQRGMRAIAAYFIRNDPTEPDSLQWWRLESSVGIHAWTVTAAIVAGLLYGLTDDLPSGLRRGAALGFITAVLIQLSRGRLSGRGAAWRLGLSTGAGVAVVGWYQIGLVPGVIDGVELGVGVAVCIWYAAWITRGLRWALGVAAVTGLHLGVLMGLLDGWLHGAGQGALRLLTTGVGVIFSVGMPLCLIHRFGAHRSPDQPGRLNLGVPQLRPLTTHVVVGVACGLGVGLGGALIGGIRYAVAARDVGRGLTYAARVGATYGISVGLGIGLVGGLVHYLTLPSGESAATDPRTTLRTSRTVAWCYLLVPAMTCALVLHLLTLLQVAPAAQPGAPPAAVVGGGLGLSLGLVFASAFTPWPTFVVVQFAAFCRGLPFNIVRLCESARECELLRVEGAVFQLRHDELKRALAAWEVIDITEPVPLPAPRPAGEAERVPRG, from the coding sequence TTGTCGCTCGGCAAGAAGCTGCTCGCCGTGGGCGTCTGCCTGGCGGCGCTGATGATCGCGGTCCTGGTCGTCGTCTCCGTGCCCAAGCTGGAGGTAGCGGATCAGCTGGCCAGCGTGTGCGGCGGGGTCCTCGCCCTGTACGGCTTCATCGCGGGTGCCGTCGTCATCATCACCCGCGGCCGGCAGCCGGTGCAGGCGACCGGGGAGAAGCTCGACGCGGCGGCCGGCGCGCTCGCCGAAGCGGTGCGCGACCAGTGGCAGGCGGAGGCGACGCGCCGGGGGGTCCGCGGGGTCCCGCTCGCCGACATGCGGTGGACGGTGGACGGTGCGGTGACCGGCGACCCCGGGCCGCTGCCCGACCGGATCGCCCGGGCCTGGCACGAGCACGACGAGAGCTGGCTGTACGTGCAGGGCGATCCGGGCTCCGGGAAGTCGACGTTCGCGATCCTGCTGACGTTGCAGTTGCTGGCGGAACGGCATCAGCCCGGCGTCCCCGTGCCGGTGCTGCTGTCGGCGGCGAGCTGGAACCCGTCGCAGGCGTTCACCGACTGGGTCGCCGCCCGGCTCCGCGACACGTACCCCTTCCTCGAGCAGCGCGAGACCTACGGGGACCGGGCGGCGGAGAGCCTGGTCACGTCGCCCCGGGTGCTGGTGATCCTGGACGGGCTGGATGAGCTGGTCGGGCCCCGGCAGGAGGAGGCGATGGGCAAACTGGTCCAGAGCTATCCCGATGTCCCGGCGCTGGTGATCACGTCGCGGCTGGACCCGGTGCCGCGCCGACTCGATGCCGGTCGCGCGGCACCGCTGCCCGGGCTGGCACTGCTGCGGCTGTGCCGGCTGGAGGCGGACGCCGCGGTGCGTTTCCTGGAGGCCGCCGACCTGACCGGTCCCCGCCCGGCGCTGTCACCGGGCACCGCCGGGCGCCGGTGGTTCACGACGGTGACCCGCTCCCTGACCCGGCGGCTGCGCCCTCCGACGCCACAGCCGGTCGAGGTGCACGCCCCCTCCCACTGGGCCGGGCTGACGGCGGTGCTGCAGGCGGACACGCCGTTGCGGCAGGTGCTCACCGTGCCGCTGTACGCCGCGCTGGCCCGGCGCCTGTACAACGACTCGCGGGCGTCGCCGGTGGAGCTCGCCGAGTTCCGGGATGCCGAGGCCCTGAAGGAGCACCTGGTCTCCGGGTTCATCGCGGTGGCGTTCCGGGTACCGCTGCGCCGCGACGGACAGCCGGACAGGCACGGGGCGCCGTGGGGCACGCAGCGGGTGCAACGCGGGATGCGGGCCATCGCGGCGTACTTCATCCGTAACGACCCGACGGAACCGGACAGCCTGCAGTGGTGGCGTCTGGAGTCCTCCGTCGGCATCCACGCCTGGACCGTGACCGCGGCCATCGTCGCGGGACTGCTGTACGGGCTCACCGATGACCTGCCGAGCGGTCTGCGCCGGGGCGCGGCGCTGGGCTTCATCACCGCCGTGCTGATTCAGCTGAGCCGGGGCCGGCTGTCCGGCCGCGGGGCGGCCTGGCGGCTCGGGTTGTCCACCGGTGCGGGCGTCGCCGTGGTCGGCTGGTACCAGATCGGGCTGGTGCCCGGCGTGATCGACGGTGTCGAGCTGGGCGTGGGCGTCGCGGTGTGCATCTGGTATGCCGCCTGGATCACCCGGGGACTGCGCTGGGCTCTGGGTGTGGCCGCCGTGACCGGACTGCATCTCGGTGTCCTGATGGGCCTGCTCGATGGGTGGTTGCACGGGGCGGGCCAGGGCGCGCTGCGCCTGCTGACCACCGGCGTCGGTGTGATCTTCTCGGTGGGCATGCCGCTGTGCCTGATCCACCGGTTCGGCGCGCACCGATCACCGGACCAGCCGGGCCGGCTCAACCTGGGCGTACCCCAGCTGCGCCCGCTGACGACCCACGTGGTGGTGGGCGTCGCCTGCGGGCTCGGCGTCGGGCTCGGCGGCGCGCTCATCGGTGGGATCCGGTACGCCGTCGCAGCGCGCGACGTCGGCCGGGGGCTGACCTACGCGGCGCGGGTCGGTGCGACCTACGGGATCAGCGTCGGTCTCGGTATCGGCCTGGTCGGCGGTTTGGTCCACTACCTGACGTTGCCATCGGGTGAGTCGGCCGCGACTGATCCCCGTACGACGTTGCGGACCTCGCGCACGGTTGCCTGGTGTTATCTGCTGGTCCCGGCGATGACGTGTGCCCTGGTGCTCCATCTGCTGACGTTGCTGCAGGTGGCACCGGCCGCCCAGCCGGGTGCGCCGCCGGCCGCGGTGGTCGGCGGCGGTCTCGGGCTCAGCCTGGGGCTGGTGTTCGCCTCGGCGTTCACGCCCTGGCCGACGTTCGTGGTGGTGCAGTTCGCGGCGTTCTGCCGGGGTCTGCCGTTCAACATCGTGCGGCTGTGCGAGTCGGCGCGCGAGTGCGAGCTGCTACGGGTGGAGGGTGCGGTCTTCCAGCTGCGCCATGACGAGTTGAAGCGAGCCCTCGCGGCGTGGGAGGTCATCGACATCACCGAGCCGGTGCCGCTGCCGGCGCCCAGGCCGGCCGGCGAGGCCGAGCGGGTGCCCCGCGGCTGA
- a CDS encoding CdaR family transcriptional regulator gives MTDPLPDVRSFRLSPEVVAPLREGLSEVAVQTIDAIMNEVPAYSEPFAGELGAKIERAVQAALGTFLSLVARAHGPDTQSPLAPALEAAYALGRGEARSGRSLDALLGAYRVGARVAWRELARISVRSGQPAPIIAHFAELVFAYIDELSAASVAGHADELASSGRARLRHLEQLARALLAGEAEHTVLAAAERAEWSPPQTLTAVLVPERAARTVVDSLDARTLQLDDAGPAVPAFSVLLVPDADGTSRAAVMALLRGQSAVVGPARPWLQARASYDRAVRTLQIPGLSPTGQVVDTEDHLAALVLTADPQALADLRAKVLAPLAGGRDSAAAKLVETLRSWLRHQGRREDVAAELFIHPQTVRYRMTRLREIYGDRLTDPEWLSSLVIALTVPPQTS, from the coding sequence ATGACCGATCCCCTGCCGGATGTCCGATCTTTCCGGCTGTCCCCGGAGGTGGTCGCCCCCCTCCGCGAGGGCCTGTCCGAGGTCGCGGTCCAGACGATCGACGCGATCATGAACGAGGTGCCCGCGTATTCCGAGCCGTTCGCCGGTGAGCTGGGTGCCAAGATCGAGCGTGCGGTGCAGGCCGCGCTCGGCACGTTCCTCTCGCTGGTCGCCCGGGCGCACGGCCCGGACACCCAGTCGCCGCTGGCCCCCGCGCTCGAAGCGGCCTACGCGCTGGGCCGGGGTGAGGCCCGCAGCGGCCGCAGCCTGGACGCGCTGCTCGGCGCCTACCGGGTGGGCGCCCGGGTCGCCTGGCGGGAGCTGGCCCGGATCAGCGTGCGGTCCGGGCAGCCCGCGCCGATCATCGCGCACTTCGCCGAGCTGGTGTTCGCCTACATCGACGAGCTCTCCGCGGCCAGCGTCGCGGGGCATGCCGACGAGCTGGCCTCCTCCGGGCGTGCCCGGTTGCGCCACCTGGAACAGCTGGCCCGCGCGCTGCTGGCCGGGGAGGCCGAGCACACGGTGCTGGCCGCCGCCGAGCGCGCCGAGTGGTCGCCCCCGCAGACGCTGACCGCGGTGCTGGTTCCCGAGCGCGCCGCCCGTACGGTGGTCGACTCGCTGGACGCCCGCACCCTGCAGCTCGACGACGCCGGTCCGGCGGTGCCGGCCTTCTCGGTGCTGCTGGTGCCGGACGCCGACGGCACCTCGCGCGCGGCCGTCATGGCTCTGCTGCGTGGGCAGAGCGCGGTCGTCGGCCCGGCCCGGCCGTGGTTGCAGGCCCGGGCGTCGTACGACCGTGCGGTGCGCACCCTGCAGATCCCCGGGCTGTCACCGACCGGCCAGGTGGTCGACACCGAGGACCACCTCGCCGCGCTGGTGCTGACCGCCGACCCGCAGGCGCTCGCCGACCTGCGGGCCAAGGTGCTGGCGCCGCTGGCCGGGGGCCGGGACAGCGCGGCGGCCAAGCTGGTCGAGACGCTGCGCAGCTGGCTGCGCCACCAGGGCCGGCGCGAGGACGTGGCGGCCGAGCTGTTCATCCACCCGCAGACCGTGCGCTACCGGATGACCCGGCTGCGCGAGATCTACGGCGACCGGCTCACCGACCCGGAGTGGCTGTCCTCTTTGGTCATCGCCCTCACGGTGCCGCCGCAGACGTCCTAG